Proteins encoded by one window of Manis pentadactyla isolate mManPen7 chromosome X, mManPen7.hap1, whole genome shotgun sequence:
- the LOC130682007 gene encoding melanoma-associated antigen B16-like codes for MSLHQKNPQRSRRQSLQTRSETQGLQAAQTSEALVKTRVSSPPLMPGSSKGASAAGVPSTREGAQGFLSSPVAITATSSSRSGVRSSGHREVESTAQSAPQPAELPLDPIDRLVSLLVCYLLHKYHIKETVTMEDIFKVVSPVCNEHFPVILANACQRLQVVFGLDMKVVDPLNYRFEVVISMGLTYDGMLSGQERVPKTGVLIVVLGVILMKGNRATEREVWRILNAMGMHAGRVNPFFGEPRKLITNDLVKEKYLEYRQVANSDPAQFEFLWGPRAYAETTKMKVLQSLARVNGVEPSAFRSQYEDALQDEEKRAQDTMSDTAASLLGPLLVLVASLVMPTVPSDPRG; via the coding sequence ATGTCTCTGCATCAGAAGAATCCACAACGCTCACGGCGTCAAAGCCTTCAGACCCGCAGCGAGACCCAGGGCCTGCAAGCTGCACAGACGTCCGAGGCACTGGTGAAGACCCGTGTGTCTTCGCCTCCCCTAATGCCTGGCAGTTCGAAGGGGGCTTCTGCTGCTGGTGTTCCCAGCACTCGTGAGGGTGCTCAGGGTTTCCTGTCATCTCCTGTTGCCATCACGGCCACCTCATCAAGCAGATCGGGTGTGCGCTCCAGTGGCCACAGGGAGGTGGAGAGCACTGCCCAGTCTGCCCCACAGCCCGCAGAATTGCCCTTAGATCCTATAGATAGGTTAGTGTCTCTTTTGGTGTGTTACCTGCTGCACAAGTATCACATCAAGGAGACTGTAACAATGGAAGATATTTTCAAGGTTGTCTCCCCAGTATGCAATGAACACTTCCCTGTGATCTTAGCGAATGCCTGCCAGCGCCTGCAGGTGGTCTTTGGCCTGGATATGAAGGTAGTGGATCCCCTCAACTACCGCTTTGAGGTCGTCATCAGCATGGGCCTCACATATGATGGGATGCTGTCTGGCCAAGAGCGCGTGCCCAAGACCGGCGTCCTGATCGTCGTCCTGGGTGTGATCCTCATGAAGGGCAATCGTGCTACCGAAAGGGAAGTCTGGCGAATTCTGAATGCGATGGGCATGCATGCCGGGAGAGTGAACCCCTTTTTCGGGGAGCCCCGGAAGCTCATCACCAACGATCTCGTGAAGGAAAAATACCTGGAGTACCGGCAGGTGGCCAACAGTGATCCTGCCCAATTTGAGTTCCTGTGGGGCCCGAGAGCCTATGCTGAAACCACCAAGATGAAAGTCCTGCAGTCCCTGGCCAGGGTTAATGGGGTTGAGCCGAGTGCTTTCCGATCTCAGTATGAGGATGCTCTGCAAGATGAGGAAAAGAGGGCCCAAGACACCATGTCAGACACGGCTGCCTCCCTTCTGGGGCCCCTGCTGGTTCTAGTGGCAAGTCTAGTCATGCCTACTGTCCCTAGTGACCCCCGAGGCTGA